From a region of the Zerene cesonia ecotype Mississippi chromosome 11, Zerene_cesonia_1.1, whole genome shotgun sequence genome:
- the LOC119830204 gene encoding vesicle-trafficking protein SEC22b: MVLMTMIARVADGLPLAATMQEDEQSGCNILEYQNQAKMLFRKLSPQSPVRCSIETGPYLFHYLIENEICYLVLCERNYSKRLAFSYLEEIAQEFCQQYGKRVNTVTRPYTFIEFDTWMQRARKQYAEGGARARRAAGAASQLGGQLGDVQRIMMQNIDDVLQRGAVLSELDTKTQNLSMMSQKYKKDATYLNTKSMLVKATAGVVVVLVFVLYFWIL; this comes from the exons atgGTGTTAATGACTATGATCGCCCGGGTCGCGGATGGCCTGCCTTTAGCAGCAACAATGCAAGAAGATGAACAG AGCGGCTGCAATATCCTGGAGTATCAAAACCAAGCCAAAATGCTGTTTAGGAAGTTAAGCCCACAATCTCCCGTTCGCTGCTCCATTGAAACTGGCCCTTATCTATTCCA CTATTTGATAGAGAATGAAATATGTTACCTGGTGCTCTGTGAAAGGAATTACAGTAAACGACTAGCATTCAGTTATTTAGAAGAAATCGCACAAGAGTTCTGCCAACAGTACGGCAAGAGG GTGAACACAGTGACCCGCCCGTACACGTTCATCGAGTTCGACACGTGGATGCAGCGCGCGCGCAAGCAGTACGCGgagggcggcgcgcgcgcccgccgcgccgccggcGCTGCCTCCCAGCTCGGCGGCCAGCTCGGCGACGTGCAGCGTATCATGATGCAGAATATCGACGACGTGCTGCAGCGCGGCGCGGTGCTGTCCG AATTGGACACCAAAACGCAGAATCTGTCAATGATGTCGCAGAAATACAAGAAGGACGCGACCTACCTCAACACCAAGTCGATGCTGGTGAAGGCGACCGCCGGCGTAGTGGTTGTGCTCGTTTTTGTTCTGTACTTCTGGATACTGTAG